One stretch of Spartobacteria bacterium DNA includes these proteins:
- a CDS encoding PEP-CTERM sorting domain-containing protein, whose amino-acid sequence MKKILTAIATVVLMTGSVFASIGSDNSSNYSDGWADGSNEGSGFGAWSFTRDAGFWIPASSDIEGFNAGIYQPDSAFALNYNSEGNYLNANRSITEWGNGYTFSMDLATHFRSGARGIDLKSVDSTLWNFNVTDTGYGDTGWEYRSDMLMNLSAVQNGGNVDITLNGSSVIDTWSDTYTTSVAGTLDGFSMYVSATSNEGDQSALLFNNLQVVPEPTSMALLGFGMLAIGLVRRRRNK is encoded by the coding sequence ATGAAAAAAATTCTTACAGCAATTGCGACCGTTGTGTTGATGACGGGAAGTGTTTTTGCCTCTATTGGTAGTGATAATTCCTCTAATTATAGCGACGGATGGGCGGACGGAAGCAATGAAGGATCTGGTTTTGGTGCGTGGTCATTCACGCGGGATGCAGGCTTTTGGATTCCTGCAAGTTCCGACATCGAAGGTTTCAACGCAGGTATTTATCAGCCTGATTCAGCATTTGCCCTTAATTACAATAGTGAGGGTAATTATTTGAATGCCAACAGGTCGATCACTGAATGGGGCAACGGGTACACGTTCTCTATGGATTTAGCTACTCATTTCCGTAGTGGTGCTCGTGGAATTGATTTGAAAAGTGTAGATTCAACTCTCTGGAATTTCAATGTTACCGATACTGGCTATGGGGATACTGGATGGGAATATCGAAGCGATATGCTAATGAATCTTTCTGCTGTTCAGAATGGTGGAAATGTTGATATAACATTAAACGGTTCTAGTGTTATTGATACATGGAGCGATACATACACCACTTCAGTGGCTGGCACGCTGGATGGTTTTAGTATGTATGTTAGTGCGACAAGCAATGAGGGCGATCAGTCTGCACTATTATTCAACAACCTGCAGGTTGTACCTGAGCCGACATCCATGGCACTGCTGGGATTCGGAATGCTGGCCATCGGATTGGTTCGTCGCCGCAGAAACAAATAA